One Lucilia cuprina isolate Lc7/37 chromosome 4, ASM2204524v1, whole genome shotgun sequence DNA segment encodes these proteins:
- the LOC124419723 gene encoding uncharacterized protein LOC124419723 has translation MCSKFQIYRRDRVGKEGGGVLIAVSTLFPSEEIILNEVHDIEFIATCVKTKLKTIFITCSYIPPASSIQIYERHSTAIKLVVNLSKPDDLIIVLGDFNIPNIIWSKTPDSSFLSPSINSESSLDFIDSIAELALFQINSIPNLYGKTLDLVFVDRPDEFKIQRIDPLSTPEDVYHPTLEISSNINMQITAKLVPKEEKVFDFRKADFSKLNRLLSSENWFDYDSHKNLSPYNIDLILNNFYDVLFKCFKLSIPMRKLIIPNGPPWNTKQLTTLKNLKNKYYKKYKKSGLSTDYAKYSISRSTFNLANIQCYNNYIFKVKTNFKNNPKSFYQFVNSKRRISGYPSMMKSGDSESSIDSEICDMFADFFSSSYSKKSLNILSNYPYSILEATPIHCPTIHTSTVLLAIRKLKFSDKYGPDGIPSCVLLNCIYPLISPLTYLFNASLSNGYFPDFWKKSYIIPLFKSGNRSNISNYRGIAKLSVIPKLFEQIVTETLSHQVSTFLSPFQHGFKKGRSATTNLLEFTTSVIKSFYAGYQTDTIYTDFSKAFDKISMCIV, from the exons ATGTGCAgtaaattccaaatttatagaCGTGATAGAGTAGGAAAGGAAGGTGGCGGAGTTTTGATTGCAGTTTCAACTCTTTTTCCTTCCGAAGAAATAATCCTTAATGAAGTCCATGATATCGAATTCATTGCAACGTgtgttaaaactaaattaaagacTATCTTTATTACATGCTCATACATTCCTCCTGCATCAAGTATCCAAATATATGAACGACACTCTACAGCGATAAAGCTCGTAGTAAATTTATCCAAACCCGATGACTTAATTATTGTCTTAGGAGACTTTAATATTCCTAACATAATATGGTCTAAAACTCCGGATTCAAGTTTTTTAAGTCCATCAATAAACTCGGAATCAAGTTTAGACTTTATTGATTCCATTGCAGAATTGGcgctttttcaaataaatagcATACCAAATTTATATGGTAAAACACTGGATTTAGTATTTGTTGATCGCCCAgatgaatttaaaatacaacGCATAGATCCACTTTCGACTCCAGAAGATGTTTATCACCCTACACTTGAAATTAGTTCAAATATTAATATGCAAATAACGGCAAAACTAGTTCCGAAAGAAGAAAAAGTCTTTGACTTTAGGAAAGCTGATTTTTCCAAGTTAAATCGCCTACTCTCATCAGAGAATTGGTTCGATTATGATTCTCACAAAAACTTAAGTCCATATAACATCGATCTAATTCTAAATAACTTTTACGACGtcctatttaaatgttttaaattatctaTTCCGATGAGAAAACTAATAATTCCAAATGGCCCACCATGGAATACAAAGCAGCTCACTACactgaaaaacttaaaaaataaatactataaaaaatacaagaaatccGGCCTATCTACTGATTACGCGAAATACTCAATATCCAGATCAACTTTCAACTTGGCAAATATCCAGTGttacaataattatatttttaaagtaaagacaaatttcaaaaacaatccGAAATCTTTTTATCAATTCGTTAATTCGAAACGTCGGATATCTGGATATCCTTCCATGATGAAATCCGGAGATTCAGAATCTTCAATTGATTCGGAGATTTGCGACATGTTTGCTGATTTCTTTTCCTCTTCTTATTCAAAGAAGTCACTAAATATATTATCAAATTATCCATATTCAATATTAGAGGCAACTCCAATCCACTGTCCAACAATACACACATCCACTGTACTCTTGGCTAtacgaaaattaaaattttccgatAAATATGGTCCTGACGGTATACCAAGTTGTGTTCTACTGAACTGTATATATCCTCTTATTTCACCCTTAACATACCTTTTTAATGCATCACTTTCCAACGGTTATTTTCCTGATTTCtggaaaaaatcatatattattCCTTTGTTCAAATCCGGAAACAGATCCAACATTTCCAATTATAGAGGTATTGCCAAATTAAGTGTTATTCCAAAACTTTTTGAGCAGATAGTCACAGAAACACTGTCACACCAAGTTTCAACATTTCTGTCACCATTCCAGCATGGATTTAAAAAAGGACGTTCAGCCACCActaatttattagaatttacaACTTCCGTGATCAAATCTTTTTATGCCGGCTATCAAACTGATACTATCTACACGGATTTCAGTAAAGCATTTGATAAG ATATCAATGTGTATCGTTTAG
- the LOC111674520 gene encoding mitochondrial import receptor subunit TOM40B, which produces MTCDGCPPKFNAEFPPCFQKYVVFRSHRNPGNISELHYLAHRIKPILLDGIELDYVHRLLSNKSIIANWVLSHNKPSGFRCGGVYTTQIHDNIMQTPTIRADINPTKLSTNIGLLYYPFRCLRLETEMQRAAEDAPLQTQTCIEFCSSGSTLTTNLYDIRRDSGRATLSFLRSINDNLALGAELLLEWTDPRSMMTDTAFAGRYRRHSYSIAASVSRQGIDVSYWQRIHPHVQLASLWAWQRKTDKSVGTLCYQWDFKEAHVRGMFDSNLSVGFMYSRYLSHIPLSMAFSLFISLHTNKFIFGLKLNLDPCGLQRGE; this is translated from the exons ATGACATGTGATGGATGTCCACCAAAATTTAATGCTGAATTTCCTccatgttttcaaaaatatgtagtCTTCCGATCACACCGTAATCCAGGTAATATTTCAGAACTACACTATTTGGCACATCGAATAAAACCAATACTTCTCGATGGAATCGAACTGGATTATGTCCACAGACTACTatcaaataaatcaataatagCCAATTGGGTTTTGAGTCATAATAAGCCTTCTGGATTTAGATGTGGTGGTGTATATACAACTCAAATACACGATAATATTATG CAAACTCCAACCATTCGAGCCGACATTAATCCAACCAAACTATCCACAAATATTGGTTTACTCTACTACCCGTTTCGATGCTTGCGTCTTGAGACGGAAATGCAAAGGGCTGCTGAAGACGCACCATTGCAAACACAAACCTGCATTGAATTTTGTTCGAGCGGCTCAACATTAACAACTAATTTGTATGACATTCGAAGAGATAGTGGACGTGCAACATTATCATTTCTACGATCAATTAACGATAACTTAGCGTTGGGTGCTGAACTCCTGCTAGAATGGACGGATCCCAGATCGATGATGACCGATACTGCTTTTGCTGGACGATACAGAAGACATTCGTATTCAATAGCTGCTTCTGTTTCTCGTCAAGGTATAGATGTAAGTTATTGGCAACGCATACATCCTCATGTGCAACTTGCGAGTTTGTGGGCATGGCAACGTAAAACAGACAAATCCGTAGGCACCCTCTGTTATCAATGGGACTTCAAAGAAGCCCACGTACGAGGCATGTTCGACTCAAATCTATCCGTCGGCTTTATGTACTCGag ATATCTATCACATATACCTCTAAGCATGGCCTTCAGTTTATTTATAAGTCttcacacaaataaatttatttttggtttaaaacttAACTTGGATCCTTGTGGATTGCAAAGAGGAGAGTGA